Proteins encoded in a region of the Scyliorhinus torazame isolate Kashiwa2021f chromosome 1, sScyTor2.1, whole genome shotgun sequence genome:
- the LOC140398267 gene encoding polyubiquitin-like, translating into MRLQVKFLTGEVIELEINPSIQVSALKKMIYEKTKVAHFRQRLVVQNGNTEELRDDKRLCDYNVSPSNVVMLIVKNEERMQIFLKNEKGKTSTYDVLPSESVRDFRARVQRQEGVPANQQRLVYESKQLEDGHSLADYNIQSESTIFLTLRLRGG; encoded by the coding sequence ATGAGACTCCAGGTGAAGTTTCTGACCGGGGAGGTTATTGAACTTGAGATCAACCCTTCAATCCAAGTCTCAGCTCTCAAGAAGATGATATATGAAAAAACCAAGGTGGCCCATTTCCGTCAGCGCCTGGTGGTACAAAACGGAAACACAGAGGAGCTGAGGGATGACAAGAGGCTGTGTGACTACAATGTCTCTCCCAGCAATGTTGTCATGCTGATTGTCAAGAACGAGGAGCGCATGCAGATATTCCTGAAGAACGAAAAGGGGAAAACATCTACATATGATGTTCTTCCCTCTGAGTCTGTTCGGGATTTTAGAGCACGCGTACAGCGGCAGGAGGGTGTCCCAGCCAATCAGCAGCGCCTGGTGTATGAGAGCAAACAGCTGGAGGATGGTCACTCACTCGCTGACTACAATATTCAGTCGGAGAGCACCATCTTCCTTACGCTGCGTCTACGCGGTGGTTAA